Proteins from one Lonchura striata isolate bLonStr1 chromosome 6, bLonStr1.mat, whole genome shotgun sequence genomic window:
- the MPEG1 gene encoding macrophage-expressed gene 1 protein has translation MGWGLWGALLTWALLAWVTGAEQSQELLSSSGFGVCSKTLKLPRLEVLPGGGWDNLRNLDMGRVFNLGYSQCKTTEDGSYLIPDEIFTIPRKQSNLDINSEIIESWKDYQSITSASINLELSLFSAINGKFSSDFHRTKTQQVRDKAVTTRVQVRNLVYTAKIDPEAALDKTFKQQLLTIASHLENNQTQMADFLAEVLVLNYGTHTITSVDAGATLVQEDQIKATFLKDSWAARNSVTASAGVAFHNIVNVGTKESLEVGSGFTKEYLDNRTSSRVESIGGTPFYPGITLKTWQERIQNQLVALDRSGLPLYFFIKPSTVPELPVPTVRRVARCVELAIRRYYTFNTIPGCTNTSSPNFNFHANTDDGSCQGTMANFTFGGVFQECVGLGGPDAGALCARLEQRNPLTGAFSCPATYTPVLLGVQEREEGHSHLECHNECTLGIFCHRKCQDVFWLSRAQFSAYWCAASGPVAPNSGYLFGGLFSTHGTNPITRAQSCPSGYFPLKLFGELRVCVSQDYEEGAEYAVPFGGFFSCQAGNPLAGQHRGTAEDPHAKGCPPGFSQHLALISDSCQVQFCVQAGLLTGGSLPPARLPPFTRPPANLPAVDTLLVRDGDSTWVRDGQSHVWRLARPEEVRHVAEMVRGRGLSGGEVAGVTVAVLAGLVTGLGTAWYGHRRYRAKGYRKLGTGDSPAPASPEHSTVLSVGEGYQQGTVP, from the coding sequence atgggctgggggctctggggggccttgctcacctgggcactgctggcatggGTGACAGGGGCTGAGCAGTCCCAGGAACTTTTGTCCTCttcggggtttggggtgtgCAGCAAGACCTTGAAGCTCCCACGTCTGGAAGTTCTGCCGGGAGGGGGCTGGGATAACCTCAGGAATTTGGATATGGGCAGAGTCTTCAACCTGGGCTACTCACAGTGCAAGACCACAGAAGATGGATCTTACCTCATCCCAGACGAGATCTTCACTATCCCCCGCAAGCAGAGCAACCTGGACATCAACTCCGAGATCATCGAGTCCTGGAAGGATTACCAGAGCATCACCTCTGCCTCCATCAACCTGGAGCTGTCCCTCTTCTCCGCCATCAACGGCAAATTCTCCAGCGACTTCCACCGCACCAAGACCCAGCAGGTGAGAGACAAGGCTGTCACTACCCGGGTGCAAGTCAGGAATCTGGTTTACACTGCCAAGATCGACCCCGAGGCAGCCCTGGACAAGACCttcaagcagcagctgctgaccatCGCCAGCCACCTGGAGAACAACCAGACCCAGATGGCCGATTTTCTGGCCGAGGTGCTGGTGCTCAACTACGGCACCCACACCATCACCTCCGTGGATGCAGGAGCCACCTTGGTGCAGGAGGACCAGATCAAGGCCACCTTCCTGAAGGACAGCTGGGCCGCACGGAACAGTGTCACCGCCTCGGCCGGCGTGGCCTTCCACAACATCGTCAACGTGGGAACCAAGGAATCCCTGGAGGTCGGCTCAGGCTTCACCAAGGAGTACCTGGACAACCGCACCAGCTCCAGGGTGGAGAGCATCGGTGGGACCCCCTTTTACCCAGGCATCACCCTGAAGACGTGGCAGGAGAGGATTCAAAACCAGCTGGTGGCCCTGGACCGCTCGGGGCTGCCCCTGTATTTCTTCATCAAGCCCAGCACGGTGCCGGAGCTGCCGGTGCCCACGGTGCGGAGGGTGGCCCGGTGCGTGGAGCTCGCCATCCGCCGCTACTACACCTTCAACACCATCCCGGGCTGCACCAACACCTCCTCGCCCAACTTCAACTTCCACGCCAACACCGACGACGGCTCCTGCCAGGGCACCATGGCCAACTTCACCTTCGGGGGAGTCTTCCAGGAGTGCGTGGGCCTGGGCGGTCCCGACGCCGGCGCACTGTGCGCACGGCTGGAGCAGAGGAACCCCCTCACCGGGGCCTTCTCCTGCCCCGCCACCTACACCCCGGTGCTGCTGGGTGTGCAGGAGCGGGAGGAGGGGCACAGCCACCTGGAGTGCCACAACGAGTGCACCCTGGGCATCTTCTGCCACCGCAAGTGCCAGGACGTTTTCTGGCTCTCCCGGGCGCAGTTCAGCGCCTACTGGTGCGCCGCGAGCGGGCCGGTGGCTCCAAACTCGGGATACCTCTTTGGGGGGCTGTTCAGCACCCACGGCACCAACCCCATCACCAGAGCCCAGTCCTGTCCCTCGGGGTACTTCCCTCTGAAGCTCTTCGGCGAGCTCAGAGTGTGCGTGAGCCAGGATTACGAGGAGGGGGCCGAGTACGCCGTGCCCTTCGGGGGCTTCTTCAGCTGCCAGGCAGGGAACCCCCTGGCCGGGCAGCACCGGGGCACGGCTGAGGACCCCCACGCCAAGGGCTGTCCCCCGGGCTTCAGCCAGCACCTGGCACTCATCAGCGACAGCTGCCAGGTGCAGTTCTGCGTCCAGGCCGGGCTCCTCACCGGGGGCTCGCTGCCGCCCGCCCGCCTGCCCCCCTTCACCCGGCCCCCCGCCAACCTGCCGGCCGTGGACACGCTGCTGGTGCGGGACGGGGACAGCACCTGGGTGAGGGACGGCCAGAGCCACGTGTGGCGGCTGGCACGGCCGGAGGAGGTCCGGCACGTGGCCGAAATGGTCAGGGGCCGGGGACTGTCAGGGGGAGAGGTGGCTGGAGTCACCGTGGCCGTGCTGGCTGGGCTGGTCACcggcctggggacagcctggtACGGCCACCGGCGCTACAGGGCCAAGGGGTACCGCAagctgggcacaggggacagcccGGCCCCCGCCAGCCCCGAGCACAGCACGGTGCTGAGCGTGGGCGAGGGGTACCAGCAGGGGACGGTGCCCTGA